In Mugil cephalus isolate CIBA_MC_2020 chromosome 20, CIBA_Mcephalus_1.1, whole genome shotgun sequence, the following are encoded in one genomic region:
- the dnajb1a gene encoding dnaJ homolog subfamily B member 1a, whose protein sequence is MGKDYYKVLGIAKGASEDEIKKAYRKQALRFHPDKNKSPGAEDKFKEIAEAYDVLSDAKKKDIYDRFGEEGLKGSANGGGGGYSGPSYNYTFHGDPHAIFAEFFGGRSPFDHFFSQNGEDDMDINNPFGFGMGGMGNLGGFHRPFKPHPGGAHRAREKKKDPPVMHELKVSLEEVFSGCTKKMKISRKRLNPDGCTMRSEDKILTVDIKRGWKEGTKITFPREGDETPTNIPADVVFVVKDKPHPVFRREGSDIVYPAKISLREALCGCTVNAPTLDGRTITVTSRDVVKPGMKKRIAGEGLPLSKFPEKRGDMILDFTVKFPEKLGQSTRDALKQILPP, encoded by the exons ATGGGTAAAGACTACTACAAAGTGCTCGGAATTGCCAAAGGTGCCTCCGAGGACGAGATAAAGAAGGCGTATAGAAAACAGGCCCTGCGTTTTCACCCTGACAAGAACAAGTCTCCCGGAGCTGAAGACAAATTCAAGGAGATCGCCGAAGCTTACGATGTCCTCAGCGATGCCAAGAAAAAGGACATTTATGATCGCTTTGGAGAAGAGG GACTGAAGGGTTCAGCTaacggtggaggtggaggataCAGTGGGCCGAGCTACAACTACACCTTCCACGGAGACCCTCATGCAATTTTCGCCGAGTTCTTCGGTGGCCGTAGCCCGTTCGACCACTTCTTCTCGCAGAACGGGGAGGATGACATGGATATCAACAACCCCTTTGGGTTTGGGATGGGAGGGATGGGTAACTTGGGTGGGTTTCACAGGCCCTTCAAACCTCACCCAGGAGGTGCGCACAGAGCGCGCGAGAAAAAGAAGGACCCGCCTGTGATGCACGAGCTGAAAGTAAGCCTGGAAGAGGTGTTCTCAGGCTGCACGAAAAAGATGAAGATTTCTCGCAAAAGACTGAACCCCGACGGGTGCACGATGCGGAGTGAAGACAAGATTTTAACGGTCGACATCAAACGCGGCTGGAAGGAGGGGACAAAAATCACCTTTCCCAGGGAGGGAGATGAAACTCCCACAAACATTCCTGCAGATGTGGTGTTTGTGGTTAAAGACAAACCACACCCTGTATTCAGAAGAGAGGGCTCTGATATAGTTTATCCTGCAAAAATATCACTTAGAGAG gCGCTGTGTGGATGCACAGTCAACGCTCCCACGCTGGACGGCCGCACCATCACTGTGACCTCCAGAGACGTTGTCAAACCTGGAATGAAAAAGCGCATTGCTGGAGAGGGGTTACCATTGTCCAAGTTCCCtgagaagagaggagacatgaTCTTGGACTTCACTGTTAAATTCCCTGAAAAACTGGGCCAAAGCACACGCGACGCACTCAAGCAGATTCTTCCACCGTGA